The Megalobrama amblycephala isolate DHTTF-2021 linkage group LG7, ASM1881202v1, whole genome shotgun sequence genome window below encodes:
- the zfp91 gene encoding E3 ubiquitin-protein ligase ZFP91 isoform X2, whose protein sequence is MEPQLSNNKEEVESETAMERSAGQSTASSPCRAFRGRGDGCLKTEVTSPPDTNGAATSVAGSGRVLRDRSTRTIPVWRQIDIREDRDEVSRDAAANRRRKAKCPRRRKSAAAAAGSSEAGRESGGDCDLPDEFEENKDALVNRAARGRRVQVRSGARTCRGSPGTVFKIEPEMDIEYVEANKAVEKTGTSVEKKEEESMDDEDVVEEEECPFVDDPKDENYLPHSQSDEEDVISSSSDEDVPFRDDLNDQSYDPKDFPKSRRRPPTRQMEKKDKAAGQETATEQETEIKTEGGESTDVQTGAEVEEGAEPPRKGRRRKDDKSPRLPKRRKKPPVQYVRCEMEGCGTVLAHPRYLQHHIKYQHLMKKKYVCPHPSCGRLFRLQKQLLRHAKHHTDQRDYICEFCARAFKSSHNLAVHRMIHTGEKPLQCEICGFTCRQKASLNWHMKKHDADATYQFSCSICGKKFEKKDSVVAHKAKSHPEVLIAEALAANAGTLITTPAGVTTLLETSTGSLQTEQVVPETQGGSALPAGQGVPVTHVDPVMVVSQDHPLHSMQVPVTLALSSTEEENNAPSQQTSAHSLQMPLQFVSTSVSQQQHHQIQQLPLQPSATSVSQQAAMVQQMPVQSYSPQSQIVQMTFRALPQQQLPMVSVAQQLPLQTTQPHQNQTLPRTPTHNPAPNTPLLSQTLPEAPSDCRSGLGYGSNPASSSSTSPQSSTAPSETRQVVWEGDGTNENGNGGGVWEAARQGEEQNMMDSSDGQMQRVLI, encoded by the exons ATGGAGCCGCAGCTCTCGAACAACAAAGAGGAGGTGGAGAGTGAGACGGCCATGGAGAGATCCGCGGGGCAGAGTACCGCATCCAGCCCGTGCAGGGCATTCAGAGGACGCGGGGACGGGTGCTTGAAGACCGAAGTGACCAGCCCACCCGACACAAACGGAGCTGCGACGAGCGTGGCGGGTTCCGGACGGGTTTTACGGGACAGGTCAACACGAACGATTCCAGTGTGGAGGCAGATTGATATCAGGGAGGACCGGGATGAAGTATCACGCGATGCAGCGGCGAATCGCCGAAGGAAAGCAAAGTGCCCGCGGCGCAGGAAGAGCGCAGCAGCCGCTGCGGGTTCATCTGAAGCGGGCAGAGAGAGCGGCGGCGACTGCGACCTGCCGGATGA GTTTGAAGAAAACAAGGATGCGCTGGTTAATCGAG CGGCCCGCGGCAGACGGGTGCAGGTGCGCTCAGGGGCCCGCACCTGCCGGGGCTCGCCTGGGACTGTGTTTAAAATTGAGCCAGAAATGGACATTGAATATG TGGAGGCCAATAAAGCAGTTGAAAAGACAGGAACAAG TGTGGAGAAAAAGGAAGAGGAGAGCATGGATGATGAAGACGTTGTGGAAGAGGAAGAGTGTCCATTTGTGGATGATCCAAAAGATGAAAACTACTTGCCCCATTCACAGAG TGATGAAGAGGAtgtcatcagcagcagcagcgatgAAGACGTCCCTTTTAGAGATGACCTGAATGACCAGAGCTATGATCCTAA AGATTTTCCTAAGTCAAGGCGCAGACCCCCTACCAGACAGATGGAGAAGAAAGACAAAGCTGCAGGGCAAGAGACGGCAACAGAGCAAGAGACCGAGATAAAAACTGAGGGAGGGGAGAGCACAGATGTGCAGACCGGTGCTGAAGTTGAGGAAGGTGCTGAGCCGCCCAGGAA AGGGCGGAGAAGGAAAGATGATAAAAGTCCTCGTCTTCCTAAGAGAAG GAAAAAGCCTCCAGTCCAGTATGTGCGTTGTGAAATGGAAGGATGCGGTACAGTGCTGGCCCACCCGCGCTATTTACAG CATCATATTAAATACCAACACCTGATGAAGAAGAAATACGTCTGCCCTCACCCTTCGTGCGGAAGACTCTTCCGGCTCCAGAAACAACTGCTGCGTCATGCCAAGCACCACACAG ATCAGAGAGATTATATTTGTGAGTTCTGTGCTCGTGCCTTCAAGAGCTCTCACAACCTGGCTGTGCATCGAATGAtacacactggagagaagccactACA GTGTGAAATCTGCGGTTTCACTTGCCGTCAGAAGGCCTCCCTCAACTGGCACATGAAGAAGCACGATGCAGATGCCACGTACCAGTTCTCCTGCAGCATCTGTGGCAAGAAGTTTGAAAAGAAGGACAGTGTAGTAGCTCACAAAGCCAAGAGCCACCCTGAGGTGCTCATTGCCGAGGCCTTGGCCGCCAATGCCGGAACACTCATCACCACTCCTGCCGGAGTCACTACTCTGCTGGAGACCTCCACAGGCTCTTTGCAGACAGAGCAGGTGGTCCCTGAGACCCAGGGGGGCTCTGCGTTGCCAGCGGGTCAGGGGGTCCCGGTGACTCACGTGGATCCAGTGATGGTTGTTTCACAGGATCACCCGCTGCACTCCATGCAGGTTCCAGTGACCCTGGCCTTGTCGTCAACAGAGGAGGAGAATAACGCTCCCTCACAGCAGACCTCCGCTCACTCTCTGCAGATGCCACTGCAGTTCGTCTCTACGTCCGTCTCGCAGCAGCAACATCACCAAATTCAGCAGCTTCCTCTCCAGCCCTCCGCTACCAGCGTCTCTCAGCAGGCCGCTATGGTCCAGCAGATGCCCGTGCAGTCCTATAGTCCTCAGTCCCAGATTGTCCAGATGACCTTTAGAGCTCTTCCTCAGCAGCAGCTCCCAATGGTTTCTGTTGCTCAGCAGCTGCCTCTTCAGACCACCCAGCCACATCAAAACCAGACCCTCCCTAGGACCCCAACCCACAACCCGGCTCCCAATACTCCCCTCCTCTCCCAAACCCTGCCCGAGGCACCCTCTGACTGCCGGAGCGGTTTGGGATACGGGAGTAATCCTGCCTCCTCTTCATCTACGTCTCCCCAGTCTTCCACTGCTCCTTCTGAGACGAGACAGGTGGTCTGGGAGGGAGATGGGACTAATGAGAATGGAAACGGGGGTGGGGTTTGGGAGGCGGCCAGGCAGGGGGAGGAGCAAAACATGATGGACAGTTCAGACGGCCAGATGCAGCGTGTTCTGATCTAG
- the zfp91 gene encoding E3 ubiquitin-protein ligase ZFP91 isoform X4, with protein sequence MKYHAMQRRIAEGKQSARGAGRAQQPLRVHLKRAERAAATATCRMTARGRRVQVRSGARTCRGSPGTVFKIEPEMDIEYVEANKAVEKTGTSVEKKEEESMDDEDVVEEEECPFVDDPKDENYLPHSQSDEEDVISSSSDEDVPFRDDLNDQSYDPKDFPKSRRRPPTRQMEKKDKAAGQETATEQETEIKTEGGESTDVQTGAEVEEGAEPPRKRGRRRKDDKSPRLPKRRKKPPVQYVRCEMEGCGTVLAHPRYLQHHIKYQHLMKKKYVCPHPSCGRLFRLQKQLLRHAKHHTDQRDYICEFCARAFKSSHNLAVHRMIHTGEKPLQCEICGFTCRQKASLNWHMKKHDADATYQFSCSICGKKFEKKDSVVAHKAKSHPEVLIAEALAANAGTLITTPAGVTTLLETSTGSLQTEQVVPETQGGSALPAGQGVPVTHVDPVMVVSQDHPLHSMQVPVTLALSSTEEENNAPSQQTSAHSLQMPLQFVSTSVSQQQHHQIQQLPLQPSATSVSQQAAMVQQMPVQSYSPQSQIVQMTFRALPQQQLPMVSVAQQLPLQTTQPHQNQTLPRTPTHNPAPNTPLLSQTLPEAPSDCRSGLGYGSNPASSSSTSPQSSTAPSETRQVVWEGDGTNENGNGGGVWEAARQGEEQNMMDSSDGQMQRVLI encoded by the exons ATGAAGTATCACGCGATGCAGCGGCGAATCGCCGAAGGAAAGCAAAGTGCCCGCGGCGCAGGAAGAGCGCAGCAGCCGCTGCGGGTTCATCTGAAGCGGGCAGAGAGAGCGGCGGCGACTGCGACCTGCCGGATGA CGGCCCGCGGCAGACGGGTGCAGGTGCGCTCAGGGGCCCGCACCTGCCGGGGCTCGCCTGGGACTGTGTTTAAAATTGAGCCAGAAATGGACATTGAATATG TGGAGGCCAATAAAGCAGTTGAAAAGACAGGAACAAG TGTGGAGAAAAAGGAAGAGGAGAGCATGGATGATGAAGACGTTGTGGAAGAGGAAGAGTGTCCATTTGTGGATGATCCAAAAGATGAAAACTACTTGCCCCATTCACAGAG TGATGAAGAGGAtgtcatcagcagcagcagcgatgAAGACGTCCCTTTTAGAGATGACCTGAATGACCAGAGCTATGATCCTAA AGATTTTCCTAAGTCAAGGCGCAGACCCCCTACCAGACAGATGGAGAAGAAAGACAAAGCTGCAGGGCAAGAGACGGCAACAGAGCAAGAGACCGAGATAAAAACTGAGGGAGGGGAGAGCACAGATGTGCAGACCGGTGCTGAAGTTGAGGAAGGTGCTGAGCCGCCCAGGAA AAGAGGGCGGAGAAGGAAAGATGATAAAAGTCCTCGTCTTCCTAAGAGAAG GAAAAAGCCTCCAGTCCAGTATGTGCGTTGTGAAATGGAAGGATGCGGTACAGTGCTGGCCCACCCGCGCTATTTACAG CATCATATTAAATACCAACACCTGATGAAGAAGAAATACGTCTGCCCTCACCCTTCGTGCGGAAGACTCTTCCGGCTCCAGAAACAACTGCTGCGTCATGCCAAGCACCACACAG ATCAGAGAGATTATATTTGTGAGTTCTGTGCTCGTGCCTTCAAGAGCTCTCACAACCTGGCTGTGCATCGAATGAtacacactggagagaagccactACA GTGTGAAATCTGCGGTTTCACTTGCCGTCAGAAGGCCTCCCTCAACTGGCACATGAAGAAGCACGATGCAGATGCCACGTACCAGTTCTCCTGCAGCATCTGTGGCAAGAAGTTTGAAAAGAAGGACAGTGTAGTAGCTCACAAAGCCAAGAGCCACCCTGAGGTGCTCATTGCCGAGGCCTTGGCCGCCAATGCCGGAACACTCATCACCACTCCTGCCGGAGTCACTACTCTGCTGGAGACCTCCACAGGCTCTTTGCAGACAGAGCAGGTGGTCCCTGAGACCCAGGGGGGCTCTGCGTTGCCAGCGGGTCAGGGGGTCCCGGTGACTCACGTGGATCCAGTGATGGTTGTTTCACAGGATCACCCGCTGCACTCCATGCAGGTTCCAGTGACCCTGGCCTTGTCGTCAACAGAGGAGGAGAATAACGCTCCCTCACAGCAGACCTCCGCTCACTCTCTGCAGATGCCACTGCAGTTCGTCTCTACGTCCGTCTCGCAGCAGCAACATCACCAAATTCAGCAGCTTCCTCTCCAGCCCTCCGCTACCAGCGTCTCTCAGCAGGCCGCTATGGTCCAGCAGATGCCCGTGCAGTCCTATAGTCCTCAGTCCCAGATTGTCCAGATGACCTTTAGAGCTCTTCCTCAGCAGCAGCTCCCAATGGTTTCTGTTGCTCAGCAGCTGCCTCTTCAGACCACCCAGCCACATCAAAACCAGACCCTCCCTAGGACCCCAACCCACAACCCGGCTCCCAATACTCCCCTCCTCTCCCAAACCCTGCCCGAGGCACCCTCTGACTGCCGGAGCGGTTTGGGATACGGGAGTAATCCTGCCTCCTCTTCATCTACGTCTCCCCAGTCTTCCACTGCTCCTTCTGAGACGAGACAGGTGGTCTGGGAGGGAGATGGGACTAATGAGAATGGAAACGGGGGTGGGGTTTGGGAGGCGGCCAGGCAGGGGGAGGAGCAAAACATGATGGACAGTTCAGACGGCCAGATGCAGCGTGTTCTGATCTAG
- the zfp91 gene encoding E3 ubiquitin-protein ligase ZFP91 isoform X3, which yields MEPQLSNNKEEVESETAMERSAGQSTASSPCRAFRGRGDGCLKTEVTSPPDTNGAATSVAGSGRVLRDRSTRTIPVWRQIDIREDRDEVSRDAAANRRRKAKCPRRRKSAAAAAGSSEAGRESGGDCDLPDDVEKKEEESMDDEDVVEEEECPFVDDPKDENYLPHSQSDEEDVISSSSDEDVPFRDDLNDQSYDPKDFPKSRRRPPTRQMEKKDKAAGQETATEQETEIKTEGGESTDVQTGAEVEEGAEPPRKRGRRRKDDKSPRLPKRRKKPPVQYVRCEMEGCGTVLAHPRYLQHHIKYQHLMKKKYVCPHPSCGRLFRLQKQLLRHAKHHTDQRDYICEFCARAFKSSHNLAVHRMIHTGEKPLQCEICGFTCRQKASLNWHMKKHDADATYQFSCSICGKKFEKKDSVVAHKAKSHPEVLIAEALAANAGTLITTPAGVTTLLETSTGSLQTEQVVPETQGGSALPAGQGVPVTHVDPVMVVSQDHPLHSMQVPVTLALSSTEEENNAPSQQTSAHSLQMPLQFVSTSVSQQQHHQIQQLPLQPSATSVSQQAAMVQQMPVQSYSPQSQIVQMTFRALPQQQLPMVSVAQQLPLQTTQPHQNQTLPRTPTHNPAPNTPLLSQTLPEAPSDCRSGLGYGSNPASSSSTSPQSSTAPSETRQVVWEGDGTNENGNGGGVWEAARQGEEQNMMDSSDGQMQRVLI from the exons ATGGAGCCGCAGCTCTCGAACAACAAAGAGGAGGTGGAGAGTGAGACGGCCATGGAGAGATCCGCGGGGCAGAGTACCGCATCCAGCCCGTGCAGGGCATTCAGAGGACGCGGGGACGGGTGCTTGAAGACCGAAGTGACCAGCCCACCCGACACAAACGGAGCTGCGACGAGCGTGGCGGGTTCCGGACGGGTTTTACGGGACAGGTCAACACGAACGATTCCAGTGTGGAGGCAGATTGATATCAGGGAGGACCGGGATGAAGTATCACGCGATGCAGCGGCGAATCGCCGAAGGAAAGCAAAGTGCCCGCGGCGCAGGAAGAGCGCAGCAGCCGCTGCGGGTTCATCTGAAGCGGGCAGAGAGAGCGGCGGCGACTGCGACCTGCCGGATGA TGTGGAGAAAAAGGAAGAGGAGAGCATGGATGATGAAGACGTTGTGGAAGAGGAAGAGTGTCCATTTGTGGATGATCCAAAAGATGAAAACTACTTGCCCCATTCACAGAG TGATGAAGAGGAtgtcatcagcagcagcagcgatgAAGACGTCCCTTTTAGAGATGACCTGAATGACCAGAGCTATGATCCTAA AGATTTTCCTAAGTCAAGGCGCAGACCCCCTACCAGACAGATGGAGAAGAAAGACAAAGCTGCAGGGCAAGAGACGGCAACAGAGCAAGAGACCGAGATAAAAACTGAGGGAGGGGAGAGCACAGATGTGCAGACCGGTGCTGAAGTTGAGGAAGGTGCTGAGCCGCCCAGGAA AAGAGGGCGGAGAAGGAAAGATGATAAAAGTCCTCGTCTTCCTAAGAGAAG GAAAAAGCCTCCAGTCCAGTATGTGCGTTGTGAAATGGAAGGATGCGGTACAGTGCTGGCCCACCCGCGCTATTTACAG CATCATATTAAATACCAACACCTGATGAAGAAGAAATACGTCTGCCCTCACCCTTCGTGCGGAAGACTCTTCCGGCTCCAGAAACAACTGCTGCGTCATGCCAAGCACCACACAG ATCAGAGAGATTATATTTGTGAGTTCTGTGCTCGTGCCTTCAAGAGCTCTCACAACCTGGCTGTGCATCGAATGAtacacactggagagaagccactACA GTGTGAAATCTGCGGTTTCACTTGCCGTCAGAAGGCCTCCCTCAACTGGCACATGAAGAAGCACGATGCAGATGCCACGTACCAGTTCTCCTGCAGCATCTGTGGCAAGAAGTTTGAAAAGAAGGACAGTGTAGTAGCTCACAAAGCCAAGAGCCACCCTGAGGTGCTCATTGCCGAGGCCTTGGCCGCCAATGCCGGAACACTCATCACCACTCCTGCCGGAGTCACTACTCTGCTGGAGACCTCCACAGGCTCTTTGCAGACAGAGCAGGTGGTCCCTGAGACCCAGGGGGGCTCTGCGTTGCCAGCGGGTCAGGGGGTCCCGGTGACTCACGTGGATCCAGTGATGGTTGTTTCACAGGATCACCCGCTGCACTCCATGCAGGTTCCAGTGACCCTGGCCTTGTCGTCAACAGAGGAGGAGAATAACGCTCCCTCACAGCAGACCTCCGCTCACTCTCTGCAGATGCCACTGCAGTTCGTCTCTACGTCCGTCTCGCAGCAGCAACATCACCAAATTCAGCAGCTTCCTCTCCAGCCCTCCGCTACCAGCGTCTCTCAGCAGGCCGCTATGGTCCAGCAGATGCCCGTGCAGTCCTATAGTCCTCAGTCCCAGATTGTCCAGATGACCTTTAGAGCTCTTCCTCAGCAGCAGCTCCCAATGGTTTCTGTTGCTCAGCAGCTGCCTCTTCAGACCACCCAGCCACATCAAAACCAGACCCTCCCTAGGACCCCAACCCACAACCCGGCTCCCAATACTCCCCTCCTCTCCCAAACCCTGCCCGAGGCACCCTCTGACTGCCGGAGCGGTTTGGGATACGGGAGTAATCCTGCCTCCTCTTCATCTACGTCTCCCCAGTCTTCCACTGCTCCTTCTGAGACGAGACAGGTGGTCTGGGAGGGAGATGGGACTAATGAGAATGGAAACGGGGGTGGGGTTTGGGAGGCGGCCAGGCAGGGGGAGGAGCAAAACATGATGGACAGTTCAGACGGCCAGATGCAGCGTGTTCTGATCTAG
- the cntf gene encoding ciliary neurotrophic factor — MAGRGTNGRHGLRGHAGRTAALARLLHKECIQLLESYRNSESLPSSPVAGDYLVSTPPLVPQLSDAEKISILHAALKECLRLLEDVITREDAEFSDEDSEYRRKRKTVRDRLGHLLASTEQLLVDGQKFEAEVKEELDGQAASGSFGLKMWIVRVLQDLVHWTGQTSDTLRSLPAEMVKAPKTMSRRTRRGTGKIRK; from the exons ATGGCTGGCAGAGGTACAAACGGTCGTCATGGGTTGCGGGGCCACGCAGGGAGAACCGCAGCTCTAGCCCGGCTTCTTCACAAGGAATGCATCCAACTCCTGGAGTCATAC AGAAACAGTGAATCACTGCCGTCCTCACCGGTTGCCGGAGATTATTTAGTATCCACTCCTCCGTTGGTTCCTCAGCTGTCAGATGCAGAAAAAATATCTATCCTGCACGCTGCGCTCAAGGAGTGTCTGCGACTTCTGGAAGATGTCATTACCCGGGAGGACGCAGAATTTTCCGATGAAGACAGCGAGTATAGGAGAAAACGGAAAACTGTGAGGGACCGTCTGGGGCACCTGTTGGCAAGCACAGAGCAGCTACTAGTGGATGGCCAGAAATTTGAAGCTGAAGTTAAAGAG GAGCTGGATGGTCAGGCAGCCAGTGGGAGTTTCGGTCTGAAGATGTGGATTGTGCGAGTGCTGCAGGACCTTGTGCACTGGACCGGCCAAACATCAGACACCCTCCGCTCTCTGCCAGCAGAGATGGTGAAAGCACCAAAGACAATGTCCCGAAGGACAAGAAGAGGCACCGGGAAAATAAGGAAGTGA
- the zfp91 gene encoding E3 ubiquitin-protein ligase ZFP91 isoform X1, whose translation MEPQLSNNKEEVESETAMERSAGQSTASSPCRAFRGRGDGCLKTEVTSPPDTNGAATSVAGSGRVLRDRSTRTIPVWRQIDIREDRDEVSRDAAANRRRKAKCPRRRKSAAAAAGSSEAGRESGGDCDLPDEFEENKDALVNRAARGRRVQVRSGARTCRGSPGTVFKIEPEMDIEYVEANKAVEKTGTSVEKKEEESMDDEDVVEEEECPFVDDPKDENYLPHSQSDEEDVISSSSDEDVPFRDDLNDQSYDPKDFPKSRRRPPTRQMEKKDKAAGQETATEQETEIKTEGGESTDVQTGAEVEEGAEPPRKRGRRRKDDKSPRLPKRRKKPPVQYVRCEMEGCGTVLAHPRYLQHHIKYQHLMKKKYVCPHPSCGRLFRLQKQLLRHAKHHTDQRDYICEFCARAFKSSHNLAVHRMIHTGEKPLQCEICGFTCRQKASLNWHMKKHDADATYQFSCSICGKKFEKKDSVVAHKAKSHPEVLIAEALAANAGTLITTPAGVTTLLETSTGSLQTEQVVPETQGGSALPAGQGVPVTHVDPVMVVSQDHPLHSMQVPVTLALSSTEEENNAPSQQTSAHSLQMPLQFVSTSVSQQQHHQIQQLPLQPSATSVSQQAAMVQQMPVQSYSPQSQIVQMTFRALPQQQLPMVSVAQQLPLQTTQPHQNQTLPRTPTHNPAPNTPLLSQTLPEAPSDCRSGLGYGSNPASSSSTSPQSSTAPSETRQVVWEGDGTNENGNGGGVWEAARQGEEQNMMDSSDGQMQRVLI comes from the exons ATGGAGCCGCAGCTCTCGAACAACAAAGAGGAGGTGGAGAGTGAGACGGCCATGGAGAGATCCGCGGGGCAGAGTACCGCATCCAGCCCGTGCAGGGCATTCAGAGGACGCGGGGACGGGTGCTTGAAGACCGAAGTGACCAGCCCACCCGACACAAACGGAGCTGCGACGAGCGTGGCGGGTTCCGGACGGGTTTTACGGGACAGGTCAACACGAACGATTCCAGTGTGGAGGCAGATTGATATCAGGGAGGACCGGGATGAAGTATCACGCGATGCAGCGGCGAATCGCCGAAGGAAAGCAAAGTGCCCGCGGCGCAGGAAGAGCGCAGCAGCCGCTGCGGGTTCATCTGAAGCGGGCAGAGAGAGCGGCGGCGACTGCGACCTGCCGGATGA GTTTGAAGAAAACAAGGATGCGCTGGTTAATCGAG CGGCCCGCGGCAGACGGGTGCAGGTGCGCTCAGGGGCCCGCACCTGCCGGGGCTCGCCTGGGACTGTGTTTAAAATTGAGCCAGAAATGGACATTGAATATG TGGAGGCCAATAAAGCAGTTGAAAAGACAGGAACAAG TGTGGAGAAAAAGGAAGAGGAGAGCATGGATGATGAAGACGTTGTGGAAGAGGAAGAGTGTCCATTTGTGGATGATCCAAAAGATGAAAACTACTTGCCCCATTCACAGAG TGATGAAGAGGAtgtcatcagcagcagcagcgatgAAGACGTCCCTTTTAGAGATGACCTGAATGACCAGAGCTATGATCCTAA AGATTTTCCTAAGTCAAGGCGCAGACCCCCTACCAGACAGATGGAGAAGAAAGACAAAGCTGCAGGGCAAGAGACGGCAACAGAGCAAGAGACCGAGATAAAAACTGAGGGAGGGGAGAGCACAGATGTGCAGACCGGTGCTGAAGTTGAGGAAGGTGCTGAGCCGCCCAGGAA AAGAGGGCGGAGAAGGAAAGATGATAAAAGTCCTCGTCTTCCTAAGAGAAG GAAAAAGCCTCCAGTCCAGTATGTGCGTTGTGAAATGGAAGGATGCGGTACAGTGCTGGCCCACCCGCGCTATTTACAG CATCATATTAAATACCAACACCTGATGAAGAAGAAATACGTCTGCCCTCACCCTTCGTGCGGAAGACTCTTCCGGCTCCAGAAACAACTGCTGCGTCATGCCAAGCACCACACAG ATCAGAGAGATTATATTTGTGAGTTCTGTGCTCGTGCCTTCAAGAGCTCTCACAACCTGGCTGTGCATCGAATGAtacacactggagagaagccactACA GTGTGAAATCTGCGGTTTCACTTGCCGTCAGAAGGCCTCCCTCAACTGGCACATGAAGAAGCACGATGCAGATGCCACGTACCAGTTCTCCTGCAGCATCTGTGGCAAGAAGTTTGAAAAGAAGGACAGTGTAGTAGCTCACAAAGCCAAGAGCCACCCTGAGGTGCTCATTGCCGAGGCCTTGGCCGCCAATGCCGGAACACTCATCACCACTCCTGCCGGAGTCACTACTCTGCTGGAGACCTCCACAGGCTCTTTGCAGACAGAGCAGGTGGTCCCTGAGACCCAGGGGGGCTCTGCGTTGCCAGCGGGTCAGGGGGTCCCGGTGACTCACGTGGATCCAGTGATGGTTGTTTCACAGGATCACCCGCTGCACTCCATGCAGGTTCCAGTGACCCTGGCCTTGTCGTCAACAGAGGAGGAGAATAACGCTCCCTCACAGCAGACCTCCGCTCACTCTCTGCAGATGCCACTGCAGTTCGTCTCTACGTCCGTCTCGCAGCAGCAACATCACCAAATTCAGCAGCTTCCTCTCCAGCCCTCCGCTACCAGCGTCTCTCAGCAGGCCGCTATGGTCCAGCAGATGCCCGTGCAGTCCTATAGTCCTCAGTCCCAGATTGTCCAGATGACCTTTAGAGCTCTTCCTCAGCAGCAGCTCCCAATGGTTTCTGTTGCTCAGCAGCTGCCTCTTCAGACCACCCAGCCACATCAAAACCAGACCCTCCCTAGGACCCCAACCCACAACCCGGCTCCCAATACTCCCCTCCTCTCCCAAACCCTGCCCGAGGCACCCTCTGACTGCCGGAGCGGTTTGGGATACGGGAGTAATCCTGCCTCCTCTTCATCTACGTCTCCCCAGTCTTCCACTGCTCCTTCTGAGACGAGACAGGTGGTCTGGGAGGGAGATGGGACTAATGAGAATGGAAACGGGGGTGGGGTTTGGGAGGCGGCCAGGCAGGGGGAGGAGCAAAACATGATGGACAGTTCAGACGGCCAGATGCAGCGTGTTCTGATCTAG
- the si:ch211-113e8.11 gene encoding uncharacterized protein si:ch211-113e8.11, whose product MNSLVGYGVSSESEDEENGEDNQKESFKKTDCAVEEAKSRNFLLESESPSSESESGPENEDQEEAPTANRSFSKSLLTPSVRPHAHKLPPPPLGGSGSGGALTGSSVFANPFKEMAEERLNVLQKHVPLTLQARPTQIGGKRICVAYRKDGRCRFGSRCKFAHDSDLQSNCVVTSDNGPKDDANVAGSQSHDPLASCVEDTETDGEKDNEQRKKRRVGVNDSLIPPKRALKQYARLSHP is encoded by the exons ATGAATTCTCTTGTGGGATACGGGGTTTCCTCCGAGTCAGAGGATGAAGAGAATGGAGAAGACAATCAGAAGGA GTCCTTCAAAAAGACTGATTGTGCTGTAGAGGAGGCAAAAAGCCGTAATTTCCTGTTGGAGTCGGAATCACCTTCCAGTGAGTCTGAATCTGGTCCAGAGAATGAGGATCAAGAGGAGGCACCTACTGCCAACCGCTCCTTTTCCAAGTCCTTGCTGACCCCATCCGTGCGTCCTCACGCTCACAAGCTCCCGCCTCCACCTCTGGGAGGCTCCGGCTCGGGTGGAGCGCTTACAGGCAGCAGTGTGTTTGCTAACCCCTTCAAGGAAATGGCTGAGGAAAGACTGAATGTCCTGCAGAAACATGTACCTCTTACTTTACAAGCTCGCCCCACCCAGATCGGCGGCAAGCGCATTTGTGTGGCCTACAGGAAGGATGGTCGCTGCCGCTTTGGAAGCCGCTGCAAGTTCGCACATGACAGCGATCTGCAGAGTAACTGTGTGGTCACCTCTGATAATGGACCAAAGGACGATGCCAATGTTGCAGGTTCACAAAGTCATGATCCGCTGGCTTCTTGTGTGGAAGACACAGAGACAGACGGAGAGAAAGACAATGAACAACGAAAGAAAAGAAGAGTGGGGGTGAATGATTCTCTCATTCCTCCAAAACGTGCGCTCAAGCAGTATGCCAGACTCTCACACCCCTAA